GAACACATGGACGAGAAGCTGAGAACTCGGACTGGTTACACACACAAGGCATTTGGTGAAATAGAAAACCTCACCTGGTGTATCGCAACACAAGACAGATGAGTAGTGGTATTATTACCAGCTGGTCAGCTTGTTCAGGAGTGtgtctgtgttccctcagccctacgTATGTCCCCTCAAccctcactgaacttacctaAATTTAaactaacctaccttaacctgacttaacctcaacctctacctaaccttaacctatagCTAAACTATTCGATAGCTAgtccacagggctgagggaacacagggctgacccCAAATCATTCACTTTCTCCATTATGCAGTTCTTGTCGGCTTGTGTGGTTGGAGCGTCTCCAGTTTCTGCTGGGGAGGCGGAGGATGAGGAAGACGCTGAGCCCGCAAGGCCTCGGCTGAACAACAAATGGGGAACCTTTCAAATTGTTGGGACTGTTGCCAGCAAATCCGAGAAGAGACAGTCTGTGTATGAGGAATATTTTGTAAGTAGTAGGGTGATGATACACTGTACGGTGTGTAAACTGCGTGCAGCCTACAGGCTTTTTCATTGGGGCCAGTGAAGTGCATAAATTATGAAAGGTCCTTTTGTGCACAAAGAGTTCTCACAAAGTTTGCTTTCATGTTTCCTTACCAGCAACCGAAAAGGGAGGACCTTCTCAACCATCTTATGGATTGTGATGTCATCATCTACAACATTACCCAGCATGCCGATCAGGCTGATGAGGCCTTCTGGGCAATCACAGGTTGGCAGACTTAAGTGGGATGTGTCTTAATGTAGCAAATGTTAGGCAGAGAAGCTGAAGTATCTTGATAGCCCGATGTTGCTGCTGAGCAGCGGATACTGAATAGGCAAACAGCCTATTCACTGTTCTATGTTTGGATCTTTTTAACCCGCCTTTGACCTTTCCCTCCCGACCAGCAAGACCATCTTAAGGGTTTGAGAGAGTAAACAACCTTAAAAGGCCCAACAGTCAGAGCAGAGGGTGGGTGGGCTGGTGAGATGTTCTATAATGAATAAGGGATAGATTGAGGTGAGTGTCAAAGTAAAATGTCTTGTAAGCAGGACTTCATAACCAATGCACGTACCCATACTAATACATGTATGTATTTCAGTGGTGGTGCCTTTTGGATCACGTAGGAGTTCAGGATCTCAGTCTGGGGATATTTCAAAAGGATTGCCTTATTAGTGTCACACATCCAAATTCACATATCACTGATGGCAGAGAGTGGATTAAATCCCTAAAGTTAAGTTGCCAACCACAAAATGCCAAGCTTGCTTTGGATCAGGACTTGGTTGACAATCTTGGAAAGTCCTGAGAATTGATGCAAAGACAATGACTCTCAGAATTAAATAAACCATGTGTCGTTTGCTTTATCCTACAATGTAAACCTGGCAGTCTATCCTAGGTTGAAATTACTGGGTAAATTGACActtttgtgcaaaaaaaaaaaaaaaagtgttgccaTAAGCACATAGTCTTTGCACTCATATGAGGATCGCTGTATTCGAAAATGAACCTTCAATTTGTAGTTCTTTTGCTACTGGAATTGTTTTGCTAtcatgagcttttttttttttaagccactTTGCTGCCCCATCACACATTCCCACACCAACAAATGTGACCACACCGTTGAATCCACCATTCCAACTACTGTGGAAATGAAGACAAAAAGTGAGATGGTTCACTCTTTCCCACTGGGGCCACCCATACTGTAATGGGATGCATGTAAAAGTACTTTGTGTACTCGGAATAGAAAAGCACCGTAGTAATGCAGCCATTTCATTTTCTGTTTCCAAATACATTGTTTATAAAGCTCTCCATGATGAGGTGGCCCGTTTCGGTGAACCAAAGATGTTCATCCTTATCTCCACCATGTTGACCTGGGCGCTCAGCAAGCCGGTTGATCCTGTGAGTAAATATGTTTCTAGGATGTGTTGTGGGGTTTGtgtcaaataaatccagtatTTTCCACACACCACACTCTAATGAAGACCACAGGGCAGAAAGCTTAAACCCACTGGGCAACTTTTTTAAACTTTACAATATAACGAAGCTTCTCAtggaagtgtaactttattttTCCTCTCTAATCTGCAGCTGGGGTTTAGAAGATAATTTGCAGTATATTTATTGCTTCAAATTGCCATTAACATTGTAAGCCAGTCTATTTCTCACAGTATTGCTATTTAATTGCTTCGTTGTACTTGGAAAACTTCATCCAATATATAAGATTAACTAGTTGCATAATTAATCCATTCCACATCACATTGTTGATCACAGTGGACGCTTGTGCTGTACCCGGCAAAGGGTTTCTTGTTTACACTGCTGTTAAACACAAAAAGCATTTTGAATTAGGCACTTGCTTGGATCACTGATGTTTTCTGTTGCCTCTGCTTTGTGATAGGATGATTTAGAGATTCCTTTCACTGACGAATACTACCGGAGGAGAAGAGCACATCCTAACTTCAAAAAGCACATTGACCTCGAGAAGCTGGTGGTCAAAATGGGGAAAAATGTTAGTGTCACATGTCCTTATGGCGTCATGCTTTTACGGAGTTGGAAAGCAGTAAGTGCAGGTGACACGTTGTGTATTGACTTCTGCCATGTTGCCTTGGGCTTCAGAGTAAGATGTTGTCATCGTACGTTGTGGCATCCGGACTTCAATACGGGATGGGAGAGCAAGTCTTCCACTTCTTCTTCAAGGTGAGCTCAGCATGCAGACGGCTGGTGTTTCCACTAAAAGCCTGATCCCCATTTGATCCCTGTGTACATCAGACTGTAGCTCAGGTCGTGTCTGCCTCCCTGTCTGATTTAACTTTATTTGGTTTTATCTTCCAAGATGTCGTGGCTGGGAGAGGAACATGCCATACCAGTCTTCGGAGAGGGGACCAACGTCATCCCCACCATTCACATCAATGATTTGGCCAGGTTGGTACAAAACACCGTTGGTTTCCTACTTTCAATCGCCAGTAACTGTCTTTCAAAGCTAATTatgttaaaggtcccatgaaaatgTACTTTCACTTTTGTTACCCTTTTTGTCTTCACTTAATGTACATCTATGTAACACTGTATTCTAGAAATTCACAACaaaatatttaatttaattttgtttaCAAGAATGTTTTCTTCATGccaaatactatatatatatatatatatatatatatatatatatatatatatatacatacatacacacacactatatacactatatacactatatatatatatatatatatatatataattattattattattattgatttatttattgggTAACGTCATCCTGCACTTGCGGCCATACATTAACAAAAATACCCAATCAATGAATAGGCGTGGGACTGAAAGAAGATGAGATCTTCTATCATTATGTTGAAATGAGCCAATAGTGTATGGATGTCCATATTCCTCTAAAAATGCTTGGCCATGATTGGCTGTCACTCAAAATCTGCCCCCCCCTcctgaaccccccacccccacccccgtctgTTCCGTTTCCTTCAGATGTACATCATGTCGCACAAGTTTGCGGTGCTCCAAATGCCATTTAACAGGGCCTTTAATTACCTGTTACAATGACTCTtatgttgtcttttttttgtttttcatggcAGATAGAATGAAATAAAATCAtctgtaacatccatccattatccaaaccacttatcctgttctcagggtcacagggatgctggagcctatcccagcagtcattgggcgggccaAAATTTACCCCAACATTGACCCCATGGTGTGACAGGTGTGAACATGCACCAGCTACCTTGTTGTGTATGTTGTGGACATGCCCTGGTCGACCTACGTTTTGGTCAGCAATATTTAAAGCCTTAAGCAAAATGTTCAGTACAACTATTGATCCACATCCTTTAACTGCCACACTTGGCGTGAGACCAGAAGACTGTGACTGGCCATCTAACAAGTATAGATTTGTGGCCTTTACTACATTACTAGCTCGGCACCTAATACTCTAAACTTGGAAGACCTCAAGACCCCCAACCCACGTCAGATGGATCATGGCTATTATGTCTCATCTTAAGTCGGAAAAGATCAAATTTACCTTAAGGCAGTAaggtgcagtgaggtccatggctgggtaggcagtgaactatatttgtgccagagagaggcgcaagcagactctgcctcagcagcctgcattcaccaatgctagctttgggagcaagccatcccgaatagggcatgccttttattgagaAAACAGCACGTTTtacatgattattttttttacagcaatcttaacaaaagttaaaataaataaatagatgtgtaactatcatgatatttctttttttttcttactagcctgggtgaggcactgcctaccctgcctcccctgGCTGCACATCACTGCCTTAAAGGGTAACAGAGACAAGTTCAAGAAAGTCTGGATGCCTTTTCTGACTTACTTCCACACTTGAACATAATTCCTACATACACTGTTGactcaataataaaaaaaaagttgagcgTGCTTTCGGACAGTAAACGAATGACGAGAGAGAACGCTGCTGGAAACGGACATTGTCTCGGCACTGGTGGCACGTCTCACCCAGCCATCGGCGTTGGTAGCTCATTATAGGCTACCAACGTTTCACAAGTCGGTCACACGACTAGAGGCAGGCGAACAGAGTTCAGAGGCCTGAAACGTCCCCGTCATGTCATGTCAGGGCAGGCAGAAAATGGGGACCCCGGCACAGAGAGAGACACCAGAGCCCGTTGTTGTGGAAAGACACCGGCTGCTTTATTTAGAGCTGAGGTGGGGAGCAGCACAGTCCAACACTAGACCCGACTTACTGCAGCAGAGCACAAACGTACTCACAAGGGTGACGTCAAGCCAAGACATCCGGGGAATTTCAAATTCACTCATAAGTAGGTGTAGACGATCAGGTCATTAACACGGGTGAGGGGCGACATCTAGAGGACACTGTAGGGACAGGCACAGAAATTGTGAGGCTCGAGCGTCTCTTTTTAACCACTCCAGATATTCTAATTTCTTTAATTCGCAGCGTCATTCAGAATGTGATCGACCGTAAGCCAAAGCCTTCGTACCTGCTGGCCGTGGATAATTCCAACAGCACCTTGGAGGACATTGTGAAGGTGTGTAGCTGGGTTTTCAGCATAGGGGATTTCTGTAGTGCCTGTTACattttgctttttaaaaaaaaaaaaaagatttgagaAGGGATAGGAGTTATTTTAACATGGATATCCTTTCTTCCTTCAACATGGCTATTcgtcctttctgtctctctgctaACTTGTCAGTGTCTCTCCTTCAGGGGCGGAGCCTGGGTCTCAGCgcaaagggggcggagcttctccatgagcccttgtgatagtcattttaagattcaaaaactgtaaactagcggacatctcatctcatctcatcctctTGCTTCTTGCGTTTGAATGAGCCTGattcatgttttttcttctccattctgaagttccctcaaattcattcataaaactgtccagttctgtcaagtgtaaaaatgcttactcactcccccttctggcagtgtgacgcagttatacctcacaaccagccacagctggatcacagctctgatgcattcatgaatagtcgtaaaaaaggctatagcctttataggggccgttaatatctatgtataggggcccccgtactgcactgtatttatttatcattagccgactttaagagtgtgtcactgaatgcgtcggagtcccgagacccggtgcgttcacggacgctcgtaaactGGGCAACAGGGCTCCAAACGGGgccccccgaccttgtgggccctggggcgaccgcccccatgcccccgctctggctccgccacagCTCTCCTTGGATTACTTCATCCTTTTTATTATGAAACGTTTAGAGAAATCACAAGGTCAAAAAAATACAAGACAAAGAATCACCAGTAATCTAAAAACACCCTGTTTGTGTGGGAATCTTCCAGATTAGTGTCTTCTTATTCTActtttgttttttcaaattttGCTCAGCCCCTTCTTTTCCGCGGCTGCAGTTGATTTAATGCAAAATCATGCACAGTATTACTTTTAGTAATTGTTTTCCTCGCTAGTCTGATATGCAGTAAATTGATTAATGCACTCGTCTTTTCATTACCAGACTATATCCCGTGTGCTTGGGCCAGGGAAGATCCAGAGAGTTCCTGAAGAGGACGCCTTCCTCACACAGGACTTGACTGTATGTCTCTCAACCCTGCATATCAAGAATTCAGTTTCTTGTGCATTTTTGACCCAAGCATCGTCTCTTTAGAGCTGATACTGAACAGTACAAAAGCATAGCTCAGTAGTGCTCAGGGGAACATGTAATGCAGTTGTTTTTCCCTCACAGCAAATGGAAATTGACTCCATGTTGCTCAACCTGCGTACGGAGGCCGTCCACATCAAAGAGTTGTTCACACTCCGCTGGGTGTGTGAAACGGGCCTGGTGGAGAACATGGAGCTGGTGGTGCAGGAGTACAGGCAGACCAGGGGACTTGTGGTATGTAAAGGACTCAAGTCCCCACAAAACACATATATTACATGTATGGATGCCTTGGTCAGTCACAGGAAAAAGCCTGGAATTGCACTTTTTGTCTCGTTTCTTTATCTTCTGTGAATTGCATGTTTACACGGTTGTCTATGAGGTGTGTAATCGTCATGACCCCGTGGCCCTTGAAAACAAGAAAAGCCACAATtgcatttgttttctttttgttgttgggcATTAACAACATGCAGAAATACTGCAGATTAATGCTGGTTTCTAGTGTGGAAGGTGGCACTGAATCCCATTAGTTTAGTTAAAGACTGCGACTCTGTTCACTCTCTAACCTTGGACGTGCTTCCCACTGGACCGATTTAAAAGAATTTTCAGCCATGTCCTATGAACAttcaaagtgattttttttaaaatttggtcaGTCCTCCTTCACAGTGCTGGAACCTTTAATAGGCCGCAACCGTCACCCATCTCGACACTCACCTTCATGACATTCCAGGGTTTTTGAACTTCCATGCATTTTTATTAGGATTTACTAGAGCTCTGCTTAGTCACAGTGCCTCTCTAAGATGAAGTGGAACATGTAGTTTGTAAAGTGAGTCTAAGCACCCTTAGTTAACAATTTTCATATCATGGTGCATGTGAAAACAGACCATCTCAAATAGCTGTTTCTCTCAGCTGATTTTCACCTTTTAACCATTTCATAAAATTAGGAGAGGTTTGTTTTTATGTCTCCATTCTGTGATTCTGTCCATGTTTTCCTCGTCGTGGAAATAATAGGACTCTTTCATAGATGTTTTCTTGCTTTTATCTGAGAGAGCCTCATTTTAGATTGTTGGGTCCCAAAGATGGGCTCCCTCTAAACAGACAGTGGTGTATTTATTCATTGGTTGGTGTTTTTCTCTTTTTAGCCTATCCGCCTGTTCATATTTGGCCCTCCTGCAGTGGGGAAAAGCACAGTGACTGAGAAGCTCTGTAAACACTACAAGCTGCACCACATCAAACTGAAGGAGACCATCTTCGAGACCATCTCT
The DNA window shown above is from Lampris incognitus isolate fLamInc1 chromosome 16, fLamInc1.hap2, whole genome shotgun sequence and carries:
- the ak7b gene encoding adenylate kinase 7, with amino-acid sequence MAERVSEETSRRTRRVFINCLDSFASKRIAEFLSACVVGASPVSAGEAEDEEDAEPARPRLNNKWGTFQIVGTVASKSEKRQSVYEEYFVSSRQPKREDLLNHLMDCDVIIYNITQHADQADEAFWAITALHDEVARFGEPKMFILISTMLTWALSKPVDPDDLEIPFTDEYYRRRRAHPNFKKHIDLEKLVVKMGKNVSSKMLSSYVVASGLQYGMGEQVFHFFFKMSWLGEEHAIPVFGEGTNVIPTIHINDLASVIQNVIDRKPKPSYLLAVDNSNSTLEDIVKTISRVLGPGKIQRVPEEDAFLTQDLTQMEIDSMLLNLRTEAVHIKELFTLRWVCETGLVENMELVVQEYRQTRGLVPIRLFIFGPPAVGKSTVTEKLCKHYKLHHIKLKETIFETISHLGAVVMNEDPEAEYEHSAAEAQELLATLNDSMEHNGGYLEDQFVIRVMKDKLKSIPCRNQGFVLDAFPKTYEQAKALFCDEEDESEDAKSKIPPHNKHIIPDFAFCLDATDAVLKERVLNLPERLVEGTSYSQDRFLQCLANYRENNTEEDTVLNYFDELAIVPQHIEITSSDDSDYLLVMERITQVVGQPRNYGPSSQELEEERRRADDRIRREEQEKAEEARKETEEAAHSAAHWEEWSKHLEEVKRQEEKLLEEQSLPLRNYMMKNVMPTLTQGLIQCCSTRPEDPLDFLAEYLFKNNPLNE